From a single Oceanobacillus kimchii X50 genomic region:
- a CDS encoding lysophospholipid acyltransferase family protein codes for MLYKFARSIIAIIFYPLYRIKVIGKENIPKSGPVIICSNHISNFDPPVVGITSSRDISFMAKGELFDKPFLGKLLLGIKAFPVRRGLADRNALRNGLKILEEGHTLGLFPEGTRSKTGELGKPLSGVGFFALRSEAVVVPCVIIGKYKPFSKTTVAYGEPMDVNTYREQKASAKDMSEAIMEEIRNLYDIHKN; via the coding sequence ATGCTTTATAAATTTGCTAGATCTATTATAGCAATCATTTTTTACCCGCTTTATCGTATTAAAGTGATTGGCAAGGAGAACATCCCTAAGTCTGGTCCTGTTATTATTTGTTCAAATCACATTTCTAATTTTGACCCACCTGTTGTTGGTATCACCTCCAGCCGTGATATATCGTTTATGGCAAAAGGAGAGCTCTTCGATAAACCTTTCTTAGGAAAACTGTTACTAGGGATAAAGGCTTTTCCAGTTCGTAGAGGACTAGCAGATCGTAACGCATTGCGTAACGGACTTAAAATCCTTGAAGAAGGGCATACACTTGGTCTCTTTCCAGAAGGTACTAGAAGTAAAACTGGAGAATTAGGAAAACCACTTTCAGGTGTTGGATTTTTTGCTTTACGTTCAGAGGCTGTCGTCGTTCCTTGTGTAATAATTGGTAAATACAAACCATTTTCTAAAACAACAGTAGCCTACGGAGAACCAATGGATGTAAATACCTACCGTGAACAAAAAGCCTCTGCAAAAGACATGTCAGAGGCAATTATGGAAGAAATCAGAAATTTGTATGATATTCACAAAAATTAA
- the cmk gene encoding (d)CMP kinase, whose protein sequence is MEQIITVAIDGPAAAGKSTVAKMIANQLGFIYVDTGAMYRALTYQSLQEGVDPKNEERVLTILMNSIIELKQTENGQRVFVNNKDVSEEIRYPDVTSQVSFVAQHPSIRKEMVSRQQKLANNRSVVMDGRDIGTHVLPDAEVKIFLVASVEERAKRRHEENIKKGIPSDIQSLKKEISDRDQIDSNREVSPLIKAKDAIEVDTTSLSITEVKDQILQEISKYNTKNSKGI, encoded by the coding sequence TTGGAACAAATAATTACAGTTGCTATTGACGGACCCGCAGCAGCAGGAAAAAGTACTGTGGCAAAAATGATCGCAAATCAATTAGGATTTATTTATGTTGACACGGGTGCCATGTATCGTGCTTTAACCTATCAGTCTTTACAGGAGGGTGTAGATCCCAAAAATGAAGAGAGAGTATTAACTATATTAATGAATTCTATTATAGAATTAAAACAGACTGAAAATGGACAACGAGTGTTTGTAAATAACAAAGATGTCTCTGAAGAAATTCGTTATCCAGATGTAACTTCACAAGTATCTTTTGTGGCGCAGCATCCATCTATCCGTAAAGAGATGGTATCTCGACAACAAAAACTCGCAAATAACCGCAGTGTAGTAATGGATGGAAGAGATATAGGTACACATGTATTACCAGATGCAGAAGTTAAAATCTTTTTAGTTGCATCTGTGGAAGAAAGAGCAAAGAGACGTCATGAAGAAAATATTAAAAAGGGTATCCCCTCAGATATTCAGTCATTAAAAAAAGAAATTAGTGATCGAGATCAAATAGATTCAAATCGTGAAGTATCACCATTAATCAAAGCTAAAGATGCAATAGAAGTCGACACAACTTCACTTTCGATTACAGAAGTAAAAGATCAAATCTTACAAGAGATTTCTAAATACAATACTAAAAATAGTAAGGGTATATAG
- a CDS encoding flagellar brake protein yields the protein MLQIGQKIQLEIKNSNRNKTDIYLCTIIDETEESYIINYPVHKETLKTTFFNVGTYFSAVYVGEDDAIYRFPTKITSRKKAKIPSLYITKPNEEQWSRIQRREYVRVDATIDIAVHSVLQQFEPFTTTTLDISGGGVAILAPKEVELVLSEMVDIWMPLERKYQNKIHYAYAQAEIVTIRELNIRMNVVSLHFHSITQKDRQEIIRYCFDKEREKRLKERN from the coding sequence ATGCTACAAATAGGGCAGAAAATTCAATTAGAAATTAAAAATAGTAATAGAAACAAAACAGATATCTATCTGTGTACAATCATTGATGAAACGGAAGAAAGCTATATTATAAATTATCCTGTACATAAAGAAACTTTGAAAACCACATTCTTTAACGTGGGTACTTATTTTTCTGCTGTCTATGTGGGTGAGGATGATGCAATTTATCGATTTCCAACAAAAATCACATCTAGAAAAAAGGCGAAAATCCCATCATTATATATAACAAAACCTAATGAAGAACAATGGAGTAGAATTCAACGACGTGAATATGTGCGTGTAGATGCTACCATCGATATTGCAGTCCATAGTGTTCTTCAGCAATTTGAGCCATTTACAACAACAACATTAGATATTAGTGGCGGCGGTGTGGCTATCCTAGCTCCGAAAGAAGTAGAACTTGTACTAAGTGAAATGGTCGATATATGGATGCCTCTTGAAAGGAAATATCAAAATAAGATCCACTATGCGTACGCTCAAGCAGAAATTGTTACCATCCGTGAACTTAATATCAGAATGAATGTCGTATCATTACATTTTCATTCCATCACCCAAAAAGATCGACAAGAGATAATTCGTTATTGTTTTGATAAAGAACGTGAAAAAAGGTTGAAAGAGAGAAATTAA
- the ypeB gene encoding germination protein YpeB, whose product MFRWIAIGVLSVAVIGTAVWGYNEYSEKNEIKIQAENEYQRSFHELTYHMDLLNDEIGTALAMNSKERLSPQFVDIWRLTSQAHSNVGQLPLGLLPFHKTEQFLSDIGEFTYQTAVRNLDDNPLTEEETQKLKDYYAQSGQIKDELRQVQHAALDEGLSWMDVELALSDENAQQDNTIVNGFQTVEKSVEGFGQGAPENSTISTKTQDHAYKNLTGPEVTENEALQRAMEIFEIEDKELLAISESGDGADTPFYSISYNTEEEHGYMDMAIKGGHPLNLLVSREMGEKQVSLNEGSEKAKEYLKSFGLENMTLFQSSEYDHIGVYSFLYNDNGVRVYSDAVEVKIGLDNGDLLGLTTNSYFMNHTDREIPEPKISEDEARDDVNSTVDIQESHLAVIDNDAGEEILTYEFLGVMDDETYRIFINAENGQEELVEKLDGKEVNYNSVL is encoded by the coding sequence ATGTTTCGCTGGATCGCAATAGGTGTTCTTAGTGTAGCAGTAATTGGAACAGCGGTATGGGGGTATAACGAATATAGTGAAAAAAATGAAATAAAAATACAAGCGGAAAATGAATACCAACGTTCATTTCATGAGTTAACCTATCATATGGATTTATTAAACGATGAGATTGGAACTGCACTAGCGATGAATTCGAAAGAACGTTTATCGCCTCAATTCGTGGATATTTGGAGATTAACATCACAAGCACATTCGAATGTAGGTCAATTACCCTTAGGGTTATTACCTTTTCATAAAACTGAACAATTTTTATCAGATATAGGTGAATTCACTTATCAAACTGCAGTTCGAAATTTAGATGATAATCCATTAACGGAAGAAGAAACCCAGAAATTAAAAGACTATTACGCTCAGTCTGGACAAATTAAAGACGAATTAAGACAAGTTCAACATGCTGCTTTAGATGAAGGGTTAAGTTGGATGGACGTTGAACTCGCGTTATCAGATGAGAACGCACAACAAGATAATACAATTGTTAATGGATTTCAAACTGTAGAAAAATCGGTTGAAGGGTTTGGACAGGGTGCTCCAGAAAATTCAACGATAAGTACGAAAACGCAAGATCATGCTTATAAAAATTTGACAGGACCTGAAGTCACAGAAAATGAAGCATTACAAAGAGCTATGGAAATATTTGAAATTGAAGATAAAGAATTACTTGCGATTTCTGAAAGCGGTGATGGTGCTGATACACCATTTTATAGTATTTCCTATAATACAGAGGAAGAACATGGATATATGGACATGGCAATAAAAGGTGGGCATCCGCTAAATTTATTAGTTAGTCGTGAAATGGGAGAAAAACAAGTCAGTTTAAATGAAGGATCAGAAAAAGCAAAGGAATATTTAAAGTCGTTTGGACTTGAGAACATGACTTTATTCCAAAGTAGTGAATATGACCATATTGGTGTGTATTCATTCTTATATAACGATAATGGTGTTCGAGTATATTCTGATGCTGTTGAGGTAAAAATCGGATTAGATAACGGAGACTTACTAGGACTGACTACTAATAGTTATTTTATGAATCACACCGATAGAGAAATACCCGAACCAAAAATTTCAGAAGATGAAGCAAGAGATGATGTGAATAGTACCGTAGATATTCAAGAAAGTCACTTAGCAGTTATTGATAATGATGCTGGTGAGGAGATATTAACTTATGAATTTCTCGGTGTCATGGACGATGAGACTTATCGAATTTTCATAAATGCAGAAAATGGTCAAGAAGAACTAGTGGAAAAATTAGACGGTAAGGAAGTAAATTATAACTCAGTTTTATAA
- the sleB gene encoding spore cortex-lytic enzyme: MHQTYKAIMLILVVCSSLTLYFVQTDNTKTYAFSNQVIQQGAVGEDVIELQARLQYLGFYNGNIDGVFGWGTYWALRNFQYEFGMEIDGMAGQTTKDKLVQASNYDKEYVNEQINKGNQFTHYGGGDRNTDDQSNPGGGNTSEGNGGTTAVNVPQGYSQNDIQLMANAVYGEARGEPYEGQVAVAAVILNRLNSALFPDTVSGVIFEPRAFTAVADGQIWLEPNERAKEAVLDAINGWDPSGNALYYFNPDTATSGWIWTRPQIKQIGKHIFCK; encoded by the coding sequence ATGCATCAAACATATAAGGCGATCATGTTAATACTTGTTGTTTGTAGTAGTCTCACTTTGTATTTTGTGCAGACAGACAATACAAAAACATATGCATTTAGTAATCAAGTAATCCAACAAGGTGCGGTTGGTGAAGATGTTATTGAGCTACAAGCTAGACTACAGTATTTAGGTTTTTATAACGGTAATATTGATGGTGTCTTTGGTTGGGGTACGTATTGGGCCTTACGAAATTTCCAATATGAATTTGGAATGGAAATAGATGGTATGGCAGGGCAAACAACGAAGGATAAATTGGTGCAAGCAAGTAATTATGATAAAGAATATGTAAATGAGCAAATAAACAAAGGAAATCAGTTTACACACTATGGTGGAGGAGATAGGAACACAGATGATCAAAGTAATCCTGGTGGTGGAAATACAAGCGAAGGCAATGGTGGAACTACCGCTGTAAATGTTCCGCAGGGTTATTCTCAAAATGATATTCAACTAATGGCAAATGCAGTATATGGTGAAGCAAGAGGTGAACCTTATGAAGGTCAAGTGGCTGTAGCAGCTGTTATCCTTAACCGGTTAAATAGTGCGTTATTTCCAGATACAGTGTCAGGTGTTATCTTTGAACCTCGTGCTTTTACGGCAGTAGCCGATGGCCAGATTTGGTTAGAGCCGAATGAAAGAGCTAAAGAAGCCGTTCTAGACGCTATTAATGGTTGGGATCCATCTGGAAATGCCCTTTACTATTTTAATCCTGATACTGCAACTTCTGGCTGGATATGGACGAGACCACAGATTAAACAAATTGGAAAACATATATTTTGTAAATAG
- the prsW gene encoding glutamic-type intramembrane protease PrsW, whose amino-acid sequence MLSILSVGIAPAIALLSYIYLKDKITEPIRLIIRMFILGALLVLPIMFIQYAISSEFNYNSIFVEAFFQIALLEEFFKWFVFMFVMYQHEEFDNHYDGIVYASSLSLGFASIENILYLITNGIEYAFMRAIFPVSSHALFGIIMGYYLGKAKTHPDNKNRNLTLAFLIPFLLHGAYNFILKGFSSFILILTPFMVICWIFALYRLKRANENTLTN is encoded by the coding sequence ATGTTGTCTATATTATCAGTTGGTATAGCTCCTGCAATAGCTTTGCTATCGTATATTTATTTGAAGGATAAAATAACTGAACCCATCCGGTTAATTATACGGATGTTTATATTAGGTGCTTTACTCGTTCTACCAATTATGTTTATCCAATATGCAATATCTAGTGAATTTAATTACAATTCTATTTTTGTCGAGGCTTTTTTTCAAATTGCTTTACTTGAAGAGTTTTTTAAATGGTTTGTATTTATGTTTGTAATGTATCAACATGAAGAATTTGATAATCATTATGATGGTATTGTTTATGCCAGTTCACTTAGTTTAGGGTTTGCTTCTATCGAGAATATTCTTTATTTAATTACCAATGGAATAGAGTATGCATTTATGCGCGCCATTTTCCCAGTGTCTTCTCATGCGTTATTTGGGATTATTATGGGATATTATTTAGGGAAAGCCAAGACACATCCAGATAACAAAAATAGAAATCTCACTCTCGCATTTTTAATACCATTTCTTCTGCATGGAGCATATAATTTTATTTTAAAAGGATTCAGTAGTTTTATATTAATTTTGACTCCTTTTATGGTTATATGTTGGATATTTGCGTTATACAGGTTAAAACGAGCTAATGAAAATACATTAACTAATTAG